The Geoglobus acetivorans genome window below encodes:
- a CDS encoding DUF169 domain-containing protein has protein sequence MNFRDYFEIPLNPVAVIFRKEEMDAEGEYRFCEAVRIVAEHGERIVINEFNLMCAGALVSLGFVTEMAEEGETRSIVLEPYRGQECDVVLVVATPDRIMRISSYYKNLFDEELKAQFAGETAVCGEATARVRDTGEPNISFLCPGAREIGNYRREEVVIGFPKDVFVRIETAIRKQEVKALCGCLMDDLPKDLIERFEQMGFDKSTDHFFGFVSGKSVKLYIFKGEKNTLGIYTSVKFKSEEEAERVAESYAGEYVLMPRENWIEIMKVSDIDVFQEYRKPDFEKRLNSEIEKIVEEARRIKGLKARA, from the coding sequence TTGAACTTCAGAGATTACTTTGAAATCCCGCTCAATCCCGTAGCAGTCATCTTTAGAAAGGAAGAAATGGACGCTGAGGGCGAATACCGGTTCTGTGAGGCCGTCAGGATAGTAGCAGAGCATGGAGAGAGGATTGTAATCAACGAATTCAATCTGATGTGTGCCGGAGCGCTGGTCTCTCTCGGCTTTGTCACCGAAATGGCTGAAGAGGGCGAAACGAGGAGCATAGTGCTTGAGCCGTACAGGGGTCAGGAATGTGATGTGGTGCTCGTTGTGGCAACACCTGACAGAATAATGCGGATTTCCTCTTACTACAAGAACCTGTTCGATGAGGAGCTCAAGGCGCAGTTCGCTGGAGAAACTGCGGTTTGTGGAGAAGCGACTGCAAGAGTGAGAGACACAGGCGAACCGAACATATCCTTCCTCTGCCCGGGAGCGAGGGAGATTGGGAATTACAGGAGGGAAGAGGTGGTCATAGGATTTCCAAAGGACGTATTCGTCAGAATTGAGACAGCGATAAGAAAACAGGAAGTCAAGGCGCTGTGCGGGTGTCTGATGGACGATCTGCCCAAGGACCTCATTGAAAGGTTTGAGCAGATGGGCTTTGATAAGTCAACCGACCACTTCTTCGGCTTTGTCAGCGGCAAGAGCGTGAAGCTGTACATTTTCAAGGGAGAAAAGAACACGCTTGGAATCTACACATCAGTCAAGTTCAAAAGCGAAGAAGAGGCTGAGAGGGTTGCTGAGAGCTACGCTGGAGAGTACGTCCTCATGCCGAGGGAAAACTGGATCGAAATCATGAAGGTGTCTGACATTGATGTCTTTCAGGAATACCGGAAACCAGACTTCGAGAAAAGGTTAAACTCAGAGATTGAGAAAATAGTCGAGGAAGCGAGGAGGATAAAGGGGTTGAAGGCAAGAGCATGA